In Candidatus Bathyarchaeota archaeon, one genomic interval encodes:
- a CDS encoding type II toxin-antitoxin system VapC family toxin, producing MEEKEDVRYLLDASALYPLLRRLGKSLYRHLKTLAVLDLTKYEVGNALWVEVKHGLVVDWLPVVKAWIEVFRGLKELKVEDLVDVEELATRLDVTFYDAAYIFTANRMGLILVTEDEEMRDKASTIEVDVASVDELVERLQGNTAKP from the coding sequence GTGGAGGAGAAAGAGGATGTAAGGTATCTTCTAGACGCATCGGCTTTGTACCCGCTTCTCAGAAGACTTGGAAAAAGCCTCTATAGGCACCTTAAGACGTTAGCAGTTCTGGACCTGACTAAGTACGAGGTCGGTAACGCCTTATGGGTCGAGGTTAAACATGGGCTCGTCGTAGACTGGCTGCCTGTGGTAAAGGCTTGGATTGAGGTCTTCAGAGGGCTTAAGGAGCTTAAGGTGGAAGACTTGGTAGACGTGGAGGAGCTGGCTACTAGGCTTGACGTGACCTTCTACGACGCCGCTTACATCTTCACGGCTAACCGGATGGGGCTAATCTTGGTTACTGAGGATGAGGAGATGCGGGATAAGGCATCTACCATAGAGGTCGATGTGGCTTCCGTAGACGAGCTTGTCGAGCGGCTACAGGGGAATACAGCTAAGCCATAA
- a CDS encoding PspC domain-containing protein: MAQSNTQVRQLYRSRRNRVIAGVCGGIGEYLNVDPVIIRLLWAALILVWGAGLLLYIIAALIIPEEPIYQGPAPPPAPPPSENLLLILGIIALIVGLGGLFTTLITVGWNIAAIPGSILQLAWIGFTLKLLIFLLITALGIVILLKYV; encoded by the coding sequence ATGGCTCAGTCAAACACTCAGGTCCGACAGCTGTATAGGTCTCGTAGAAACCGTGTGATCGCAGGCGTATGTGGCGGGATAGGTGAGTACCTGAACGTAGACCCAGTTATCATAAGGCTTCTATGGGCGGCCTTGATACTCGTCTGGGGTGCAGGTCTTCTTCTATACATAATCGCCGCACTGATAATCCCGGAGGAGCCTATCTACCAAGGACCAGCCCCTCCCCCCGCTCCACCGCCTTCGGAAAACCTACTGCTCATACTAGGCATCATAGCGCTCATAGTCGGCTTGGGGGGATTATTCACGACGCTCATCACGGTGGGCTGGAACATCGCGGCCATACCGGGTTCCATCCTACAGCTTGCATGGATAGGCTTCACGCTGAAGCTCCTCATATTCCTCTTGATAACAGCCCTAGGTATCGTAATCCTCTTGAAATATGTCTAA